The proteins below are encoded in one region of Candidatus Tanganyikabacteria bacterium:
- the hslO gene encoding Hsp33 family molecular chaperone HslO → MEGDASRRDTLIRMTAGDGRIRAVAALTTQTVDEARARHQTSPIATAALGKALTGGLLLSAALMKDGGRLTVRVLGQGPLGGIIVDAGFDGSVRGYVARPDLQLPVTAQGTLDIGGAVGREGFLYVTHDSGLGHPYTGVVELVSGELGEDFTHYLATSEQIPAAVSLGIYVEADGRVSSAGGLLVQLLPGAGDEIAWRLEQNIRALPGFTTLARKWGTPEEIARAALTGFQSEILSSQAIAFSCQCSSERVLTAIASLGQKEIRAMLDEDGKAEVRCHFCNEEYVVSGAQLAEMLEAS, encoded by the coding sequence ATGGAAGGGGATGCAAGCCGGCGCGATACGCTGATCAGGATGACGGCGGGCGACGGTCGGATCCGGGCGGTCGCGGCCCTGACGACGCAGACGGTCGACGAGGCTCGCGCAAGGCATCAGACGTCGCCGATCGCGACCGCGGCCCTCGGAAAAGCCCTGACCGGGGGCCTTCTGCTTTCGGCCGCCCTGATGAAGGACGGGGGACGGCTCACGGTGCGCGTGCTGGGCCAGGGGCCGCTGGGCGGCATCATCGTAGATGCCGGCTTCGACGGCTCGGTGCGCGGCTACGTGGCGCGGCCCGACCTGCAGTTGCCGGTGACGGCCCAAGGCACCCTCGACATCGGCGGCGCGGTCGGGCGGGAGGGATTCCTCTACGTGACGCACGATTCGGGCCTGGGGCACCCGTACACCGGCGTCGTGGAACTCGTCTCGGGGGAACTCGGCGAGGACTTCACCCACTACCTGGCGACTTCCGAGCAGATCCCCGCGGCGGTGTCCCTGGGGATCTACGTCGAGGCCGACGGCCGCGTGTCCAGCGCCGGCGGCCTGCTGGTGCAGTTGCTGCCGGGCGCCGGCGACGAGATCGCGTGGCGCCTGGAGCAGAACATCCGCGCCCTACCCGGCTTCACGACCCTGGCCCGCAAGTGGGGCACGCCCGAAGAGATCGCCCGCGCCGCCCTGACCGGCTTCCAGTCCGAGATCCTCAGCAGCCAGGCGATCGCCTTCTCGTGCCAATGCTCGTCGGAACGCGTGCTCACGGCGATCGCGAGCCTGGGCCAGAAAGAGATCCGGGCGATGCTCGACGAGGACGGGAAGGCCGAGGTCCGCTGCCACTTCTGCAACGAGGAATACGTCGTCAGCGGCGCGCAGCTGGCCGAGATGCTGGAGGCTAGCTAG
- a CDS encoding TldD/PmbA family protein, protein MIASQAALPTRDEARRLADRVLALSGADATEVVLVGTDTRLTRFAQNQIHQNVGSRDLEIRVRAVLGNRIGVASTNDPADEALRRVVARAAEIAAVQPDNPDFRGLPDPGLAGDRGDVGGYSAGTAGYSAADRAAQVAEVCAQAAEAGLTAAGAFETGAQSLTVANSLGLFGHHAGTRAAFSTVVSGADSSGYAARLAMDADGIDIAAAGREAIEKAIRGRDPASVPAGTWTVVLEEYAVADLLAYLGYVGFGAQGYLQGASFASGRLGERLCAPSVSVWDDGMDPGGILSPFDYEGVARRRVSLIEAGVARGVVWDTFTAGREGRESTGHALPAPNPFGPFPTCLHMAPGDLDRADLAAGVERGLWITRFHYVNVMDPKATVITGMTRDGTYLIEGGRVTRPVRNLRFTEQILGALSRVAGIGRETRLLPAWFGAVRCPAVRIDGFSLQ, encoded by the coding sequence GTGATCGCCAGCCAGGCCGCCCTCCCGACGCGCGACGAGGCGCGGCGGCTTGCCGATCGCGTCCTCGCCCTCTCCGGCGCCGACGCCACCGAGGTGGTGCTGGTGGGTACGGATACGCGCCTGACGCGCTTCGCCCAGAACCAGATCCACCAGAACGTGGGCTCCCGCGACCTGGAGATCCGCGTCCGGGCGGTGCTGGGCAATCGCATCGGCGTCGCCTCGACCAACGATCCCGCCGACGAGGCATTGCGGCGTGTCGTCGCCCGCGCCGCAGAGATCGCCGCCGTGCAACCGGACAACCCGGACTTTCGCGGCCTTCCCGATCCCGGCCTCGCCGGCGATCGCGGGGACGTTGGCGGCTACTCGGCCGGGACCGCGGGGTACTCCGCCGCCGATCGGGCGGCGCAGGTGGCCGAGGTCTGCGCGCAGGCCGCCGAGGCCGGCCTGACGGCGGCGGGGGCGTTCGAGACCGGTGCGCAGAGCCTGACGGTGGCCAACTCCCTCGGGCTCTTCGGCCACCATGCCGGGACGCGGGCGGCATTCAGCACGGTGGTGTCGGGCGCCGACTCCAGCGGCTATGCGGCGCGCCTGGCGATGGACGCGGACGGCATCGACATCGCGGCCGCCGGCCGGGAAGCCATCGAGAAGGCCATACGCGGGCGCGATCCCGCGTCGGTGCCCGCCGGAACCTGGACGGTGGTCCTCGAGGAGTACGCCGTGGCGGATCTGCTGGCGTATCTCGGCTACGTGGGTTTTGGCGCGCAGGGCTACCTCCAGGGGGCCAGTTTCGCGTCCGGTCGCCTCGGCGAACGGCTTTGCGCGCCGTCGGTCTCGGTCTGGGACGATGGCATGGACCCGGGCGGGATCCTCTCGCCGTTCGACTACGAGGGTGTGGCGCGGCGCCGGGTGTCCCTCATCGAGGCCGGGGTGGCCCGCGGCGTGGTGTGGGACACGTTCACGGCGGGCCGGGAGGGCCGGGAGTCGACCGGCCACGCCTTGCCGGCACCCAATCCCTTCGGGCCGTTCCCGACTTGCCTCCACATGGCCCCCGGCGATCTGGATCGCGCCGACCTCGCGGCCGGCGTGGAACGCGGCCTGTGGATCACGCGCTTCCACTACGTCAACGTCATGGATCCCAAGGCGACGGTGATCACCGGGATGACGCGCGACGGCACCTACCTCATCGAGGGCGGCCGCGTCACGCGTCCGGTACGCAATCTCCGGTTTACCGAGCAGATCCTCGGCGCCCTCTCCAGGGTGGCCGGCATCGGGCGCGAAACCCGCTTGCTGCCTGCCTGGTTCGGG
- a CDS encoding type III pantothenate kinase: MRILPWTAGEGKPGVQVIVVGNTHAARTVFAGGSEATTRQPTADLCAGDVAALDLRPDLDTVVVSVVPPADRILAAACPRAGFLTAEEAPLPIRYETPESLGADRVANALAALALYGAPVVIADCGTATTLTLVDASGALAGGAIAPGLGTCIAAVRTHTPHLPEFPVAWPESPLGRTTVESLQVGLLRGHAALIRELAAGMAPGARLVLTGGWSPLLAERVGAVRHGNLTAWGGKVYWESCIRRNEREIDDTDTYGG, from the coding sequence ATGCGAATTTTACCGTGGACGGCCGGCGAGGGCAAGCCGGGAGTTCAGGTGATCGTGGTCGGAAACACCCATGCGGCCCGCACGGTCTTCGCCGGCGGCTCCGAGGCGACGACCCGCCAACCCACCGCCGACCTGTGCGCGGGGGACGTCGCGGCCCTCGACCTGCGGCCGGATCTCGACACCGTGGTCGTGTCGGTCGTGCCGCCCGCCGACCGGATCCTGGCGGCAGCCTGCCCGCGCGCCGGCTTCCTGACGGCCGAGGAGGCGCCCCTGCCCATCCGCTACGAGACGCCCGAGAGCCTGGGAGCCGACCGGGTGGCCAACGCCTTGGCGGCGCTGGCCCTGTACGGCGCTCCGGTGGTGATCGCCGACTGCGGAACGGCCACCACCCTGACGCTGGTCGACGCGAGCGGCGCCCTGGCCGGCGGAGCCATCGCCCCGGGGCTCGGAACCTGCATCGCCGCGGTACGGACCCACACCCCGCACCTGCCCGAGTTTCCCGTCGCCTGGCCGGAATCCCCCCTTGGCAGGACCACGGTCGAGTCCCTGCAGGTGGGCCTCCTGCGCGGCCACGCCGCCCTGATCCGGGAGCTCGCGGCCGGCATGGCGCCGGGCGCGCGGCTGGTGTTGACCGGTGGATGGAGCCCGCTGCTTGCGGAGCGGGTGGGTGCGGTACGGCACGGAAACCTGACTGCGTGGGGCGGTAAGGTATACTGGGAAAGCTGTATTCGCCGCAACGAGCGCGAGATCGACGACACCGACACTTACGGAGGATAG
- a CDS encoding TldD/PmbA family protein, whose amino-acid sequence MKALAARALDTCQTLGAHYADIRIVHSESESLTVRNGDVAAVSSEASLGFGIRVLVDGAWGFAASSLLVDREIDRVAEQAVAIAKASRLAMRKPARLGPPVASRGSYRTPVAEDPFAIPLSRKLAILLAADAAMAETRAVRTREGSLGWQRQTKLFASTEGALVEQTLVETGGQIEATAVSDADVQKRSYPNSFGRHMGTAGFEIVDAMDLPGNAARIAEEAAALLAAPPCPAGQTTLVLDSSQLALQVHESVGHPVELDRVFGAEASFAGTSFLEPDMAGGYRYGSDLMSVTADATVPGGPGTFGYDDEGVPAQAAPIIREGIFQDFLSSRETAAEIGRASNGTMRADSWAHIPLIRMTNVNLEPGEHESLEALLADVAEGVYMQTNKSWSIDDRRLNFQFGAEIAWEIKQGRLGRLLRNPCYSGMTPEFWASCDGLGDRSTWKMWATPNCGKGQPGQTAHVGHGSPPGRFRDVKVGSA is encoded by the coding sequence ATGAAAGCTCTCGCAGCCCGCGCGCTCGACACCTGTCAGACGCTCGGCGCGCATTACGCGGACATCCGCATCGTCCACTCGGAAAGCGAGTCCCTGACGGTCCGCAACGGCGACGTGGCGGCCGTCTCCTCGGAAGCGTCGCTCGGCTTCGGGATCCGCGTGCTCGTGGACGGCGCGTGGGGCTTTGCCGCCTCGAGCCTCCTGGTCGATCGCGAGATCGACCGGGTCGCCGAGCAGGCGGTGGCCATCGCCAAGGCCTCCCGCCTGGCCATGCGCAAGCCCGCCCGCCTGGGGCCGCCGGTCGCCAGCCGCGGAAGCTACCGCACGCCGGTGGCGGAGGATCCCTTCGCGATCCCGCTCTCCCGCAAGCTCGCCATCCTGCTCGCGGCCGACGCGGCCATGGCGGAGACCCGGGCGGTGCGCACGAGGGAAGGCTCCCTGGGCTGGCAGCGCCAGACCAAGCTCTTCGCCAGCACCGAAGGCGCCCTGGTCGAGCAGACCCTTGTCGAGACGGGCGGGCAGATAGAAGCGACCGCCGTGTCGGACGCCGACGTGCAGAAGCGGTCGTATCCCAACTCGTTCGGCCGCCACATGGGCACGGCTGGATTCGAGATCGTCGACGCGATGGATCTTCCCGGCAACGCCGCCCGCATCGCCGAAGAGGCCGCCGCCCTGCTCGCGGCGCCCCCGTGCCCGGCGGGCCAGACCACGCTGGTGCTCGACTCGTCGCAACTGGCGCTCCAGGTGCACGAATCGGTCGGGCACCCGGTGGAACTCGACCGGGTCTTCGGGGCCGAGGCGTCGTTCGCAGGCACGAGCTTCCTGGAGCCGGACATGGCGGGCGGCTACCGGTACGGGTCGGACCTGATGAGCGTGACCGCGGATGCCACCGTCCCCGGCGGGCCCGGGACCTTCGGGTACGACGACGAGGGCGTGCCGGCGCAAGCCGCGCCGATCATCCGGGAGGGGATCTTCCAGGACTTCCTGTCTTCCCGCGAGACCGCCGCCGAGATCGGCCGGGCCTCCAACGGCACGATGCGGGCCGATAGCTGGGCGCACATCCCGCTGATCCGCATGACCAACGTCAACCTCGAACCCGGGGAGCACGAGTCGCTCGAGGCGCTCCTGGCCGACGTGGCCGAGGGCGTGTACATGCAGACCAACAAGAGCTGGTCCATCGACGATCGCCGGCTCAACTTCCAGTTCGGCGCCGAGATCGCCTGGGAAATCAAGCAGGGGCGGCTCGGACGCCTGTTGCGGAACCCCTGCTACTCGGGCATGACCCCGGAGTTCTGGGCCTCCTGCGACGGCCTGGGCGACCGGTCCACCTGGAAGATGTGGGCCACGCCGAACTGCGGCAAGGGGCAACCCGGGCAGACCGCCCACGTCGGCCACGGCTCCCCGCCGGGCCGCTTCCGGGACGTGAAGGTCGGCAGCGCGTGA
- a CDS encoding serine/threonine-protein phosphatase, producing the protein MAQSTEHAPAKPPARRGPGPQGPRGDDAPAKAPKPGAGRRPNTLATIGLAVAFSLPAFLFLDPPPTWQTLVALAYYSLLLGLIWRQDRKRLTELMGKLMDTLEIAHVPAKLPPSLTIPHASLADAVTELNIHLKNLHQRFRSTAQKAHLDGQKDIANAIQADLQVSRPPEVPGLHIALWQWKAPGIGGDFYDFVVKPEQHTGEPPQELMFCLADVKGKAIKAALLLALTRSTIRNKVKYFSSPGRIITRVNDDLSRDMALSDIFVSCFVGVYRPADRALHYANADFPPPILRRADGSVFQLKTEDFILGTVQGQEYEERLLQLAPGDVVVAYSNGVQDARNPQKEKLGFERLVEIIRSNGDLPADDLVDYLKRLLADWQQGADSLEDQTVVILRAV; encoded by the coding sequence TTGGCACAGTCCACCGAGCACGCCCCGGCGAAGCCGCCGGCCAGGCGCGGTCCGGGTCCGCAAGGCCCTCGGGGTGACGACGCGCCGGCCAAGGCCCCGAAGCCCGGCGCCGGGCGGCGTCCCAACACGCTCGCCACCATCGGACTGGCCGTTGCGTTCTCGCTGCCGGCGTTCCTCTTCCTCGATCCGCCGCCCACGTGGCAGACGCTCGTCGCCCTCGCCTACTACTCGCTCCTGCTGGGCCTGATCTGGCGGCAGGATCGCAAGCGCCTCACCGAGCTCATGGGCAAGCTCATGGACACGCTCGAGATCGCCCACGTCCCGGCCAAGCTCCCGCCGTCCCTGACCATCCCGCACGCCTCGCTGGCCGACGCCGTCACGGAGCTCAACATCCATCTCAAGAACCTGCACCAGCGGTTCCGGAGCACCGCGCAGAAGGCGCATCTGGATGGCCAGAAGGACATCGCCAACGCCATCCAGGCCGACCTGCAGGTGTCGCGGCCGCCCGAGGTGCCGGGGTTGCACATCGCGCTCTGGCAGTGGAAGGCCCCGGGCATCGGCGGCGATTTCTACGATTTCGTGGTGAAGCCCGAGCAACATACGGGCGAACCGCCGCAGGAGCTGATGTTCTGCCTGGCCGACGTCAAGGGCAAGGCCATCAAAGCCGCCCTGCTGCTGGCCCTCACGCGCAGCACCATCCGCAACAAGGTGAAGTACTTCTCGTCGCCCGGCCGGATCATCACGCGGGTAAACGACGACCTCTCGCGGGACATGGCGCTCTCCGACATCTTCGTGTCCTGCTTCGTGGGCGTGTACCGCCCCGCCGACCGCGCGCTCCACTACGCAAACGCCGACTTCCCGCCGCCCATCCTGCGCCGCGCCGACGGCAGCGTCTTCCAGCTCAAGACCGAGGACTTCATCCTGGGCACCGTCCAGGGCCAGGAGTACGAGGAGCGGTTGCTGCAGCTAGCACCTGGCGACGTGGTCGTCGCCTACTCCAACGGCGTGCAGGACGCCCGCAATCCGCAGAAGGAGAAGCTCGGATTCGAGCGCCTGGTCGAGATAATCCGCTCCAACGGCGACCTGCCGGCCGACGATCTGGTCGACTACCTCAAGCGCCTGCTGGCCGACTGGCAGCAGGGGGCCGATTCGCTGGAAGACCAGACCGTCGTGATCCTCCGCGCCGTCTGA
- a CDS encoding 50S ribosomal protein L28 codes for MAWKCEHCGKGPSTGFNVSHSNVHTKRRWLPNLQTVRADIGNGTVRRIRVCTSCLKAGKIKRAAVRA; via the coding sequence GTGGCCTGGAAGTGCGAGCATTGCGGCAAGGGCCCCAGCACGGGGTTCAACGTCAGCCATTCCAACGTGCATACCAAGCGTCGCTGGCTGCCCAACCTCCAGACGGTCCGCGCCGACATCGGCAACGGCACCGTGCGCCGCATCCGCGTGTGCACGTCGTGCCTCAAGGCCGGCAAGATCAAGCGCGCCGCGGTCCGGGCGTAA